The Nocardia sp. NBC_01503 sequence CCGGAGCCGGGTGCGGCCGAGCCGATTCTCCTGGTGATCGCCGATGAACCCGCCGACACCGATCGGCTCGCCGACGCGGGCGGATTGCTCGATGTGCTGACCGCCTCGGGAGCCGACGTGGTGGCCGCGGTACTGCGGGGTGCTGACCCGCGACGGCTGGCGGCCGTGCGCACAGCCGCCGGTGTCGGCGGTTCGAACACAGTGCCGACGATCGAATCCGGTGCCGTCGCGTCCGCGCATCCGTCGCCGCTGCGCGGCCCGGAGTTCGGCTCGTATGCCCCGGACGAGGTGGCGTGGCTGTTGAAAGATCTATCCGCAGTGGATCTGGAAGCCGATGTGGCCGAACGGGAACGGCGCATTCAATCCGGAGTAGCACACTACGCCGAGTCGCTGCCGGTGGAGTATCAGCCCGATGCCGCGTACCGGGAGCTCTTCGACAAGGTGCTCGCCGAGAGCGCGGAGCGACTGGCCTCGGCGGTGGCGACCGTCTCGGAATTGGTGGTCGCCGAGCGTGGCGAGAACATCGTGCTGGTGTCGCTGGCTCGGGCCGGCACGCCTGTCGGGGTTCTTATGCGCCGGTGGATGCGGACCCGGGGTCTCGAGGTTCCGCACTACGCGGTGTCGATTGTCAGGGACCGGGGCATCGATTCGGTCGCACTGGATTACCTTGCGCGGCATCATGATCCGGCGAGCATCGTATTCGTCGACGGTTGGACCGGGAAGGGTGCGATCACCCGCGAACTCAGCGAAGCCCTCGACGCCTACCATGCTGCCGGAGGCGCGCGGTTCAACGACGAATTGGTGGTGCTCGCAGATCCGGGCAGTTGTGTTCGCACCTTCGGCACTCGTGACGACTTCCTCATTGCCTCCGCCTGCCTGAATTCAACTGTCTCCGGGCTGGTTTCGCGGACGGTGCTCAATGACGACCTGATCGGTCCGCATGATTTCCACGGTGCGAAGTTCTATCGGGAACTGGCGGGCGAGGATGTCTCGGCGCGCCTGGTGGATGCGGTCAGCGCCCAGTTCGATACCGTGCGGCCCTGGATTGCCGCGCAGGTGGATGCGATCCGGCGCTCTGACCGGACGCCCGACTGGGCGGGCTGGGCCTCGGTCGAGAAGGTGCGCGCCGAGTACGGGATCTCCAGCGTCAATTTCGTGAAACCCGGTGTGGGAGAGACGACCCGGGTGTTATTGCGACGGCTGCCCTGGCGGGTACTGGTGCGCGACGCCGACGCACCCGAGCATGCGCACATTCGGATGCTCGCGGCGGCGCGGGACGTGCCGGTCGAGGTCGTCCCCGACCTCGCGTACGCGTGCATGGGCCTGATCAAGGATGTGAGCGAGGGGTGACCGGCTTCCGAACCTTGATCGCCACCGATCTCGATCGCACGATGATCTACTCCCGCAATGCCTTCGGCACGGTGCCCGAC is a genomic window containing:
- a CDS encoding phosphoribosyltransferase domain-containing protein produces the protein MSSGSDGTVAAEGVLTVAPWATRELGLGLRHGNSYALPGEWRIAELIEPGLRRNPRRGHLLVSTVLGKHLPTDPHRVIEAGNHLGDLVRERIDGPVIVLGFAETATGLGHCVAARIQAQCYLHSTRRTVPTAEVLTGFEEGHSHATSHMLQPAPAGIFRNKLPMVLVDDEISTGATALDAIRALHAFNPRPHYVLASLVDMRTTADRSAFDAAARDLGVRIDTVCLASGETLLPVDLVDSVAALPDPQLNPVASRRGRVARMALPWPETVPEGGRHGILNSDVAEFEAAVAAAATTLRDELRALAWETDAGSADGPLGRPVVVLAHEEFMYLPLRLAAALADGGIPTRYQTTTRSPAYVLDEPGYPLRRGFRFLAPESGEESSRYLYNAHWPEPGAAEPILLVIADEPADTDRLADAGGLLDVLTASGADVVAAVLRGADPRRLAAVRTAAGVGGSNTVPTIESGAVASAHPSPLRGPEFGSYAPDEVAWLLKDLSAVDLEADVAERERRIQSGVAHYAESLPVEYQPDAAYRELFDKVLAESAERLASAVATVSELVVAERGENIVLVSLARAGTPVGVLMRRWMRTRGLEVPHYAVSIVRDRGIDSVALDYLARHHDPASIVFVDGWTGKGAITRELSEALDAYHAAGGARFNDELVVLADPGSCVRTFGTRDDFLIASACLNSTVSGLVSRTVLNDDLIGPHDFHGAKFYRELAGEDVSARLVDAVSAQFDTVRPWIAAQVDAIRRSDRTPDWAGWASVEKVRAEYGISSVNFVKPGVGETTRVLLRRLPWRVLVRDADAPEHAHIRMLAAARDVPVEVVPDLAYACMGLIKDVSEG